The Cucurbita pepo subsp. pepo cultivar mu-cu-16 chromosome LG08, ASM280686v2, whole genome shotgun sequence genome contains a region encoding:
- the LOC111799552 gene encoding metallothionein-like protein type 2, which produces MSCCGGNCGCGSACKCGNGCGGCKMFPDMSFSETTATIETFVVGLAPQKMSFEVAEMGAENGCKCGDNCTCDPCNCK; this is translated from the exons ATGTCGTGCTGTGGTGGAAACTGTGGATGCGGCTCTGCCTGCAAGTGCGGAAACGGCTGCGGAGG TTGCAAGATGTTCCCTGACATGAGCTTCTCTGAGACAACCGCAACTATCGAGACCTTCGTCGTCGGCCTCGCTCCTCAGAAGAT GTCCTTCGAGGTTGCAGAGATGGGAGCCGAGAACGGCTGCAAATGCGGTGACAACTGCACCTGCGATCCATGCAACTGTAAATGA